Proteins encoded together in one Microbacterium sp. zg-Y625 window:
- the acnA gene encoding aconitate hydratase AcnA, protein MSSVDSFGAKSTLTVGSTDYEIFRIETVPGYEKLPFSLKVLLENLLRTEDGANVTKEQIQALGSWNPAAQPDTEIQFTPARVVMQDFTGVPCIVDLATMREAVTALGGDPNKINPLSPAEMVIDHSVIADLFGTPNALERNVEIEYERNGERYQFLRWGQTAFNDFKVVPPGTGIVHQVNIEHLAKVVYDREVDGVLRAYPDTCVGTDSHTTMVNGLGVLGWGVGGIEAEAAMLGQPVSMLIPRVVGFKLTGEIPAGVTATDVVLTITDMLRKHGVVGKFVEFYGAGVASVPLANRATIGNMSPEFGSTAAIFPIDDVTLEYLRLTGRPEETVALVEAYAKAQSLWHDADREPGFSEYMELDLSTVVPSIAGPKRPQDRILLSEAKTQFQHDILNYTEVTAEDTVEVEGTFPASDPGTTPGVEHEHVSEDGVSHQHEDQHAESALQFSGSTHPASNPVKVTPREGSPYLLDNGAVTLAAITSCTNTSNPSVMIAAGLLARKARERGLKQKPWVKTTLGPGSKVVTDYYEKSGLDKDLEGLGFYTVGYGCTICIGNSGPLIEEVSQAVNDHDLAVTAVLSGNRNFEGRISPDVKMNYLASPPLVVAYALAGSMNFDFETDALGKDSDGNDVFLKDIWPATDEVQEIIDSSISREQFIKQYATVFDGDERWQTLPTPTGPIFEWDEESTYVRKAPYFEGMTTELTPVSDIRGARVMAALGDSVTTDHISPAGNIKIGTPAAQYLTEHGVAQKDFNSYGSRRGNHEVMIRGTFANIRLKNELVAAVNDGKIVEGGYTRDFTQPGGPQSYIFDACMNYQAQETPLVVFGGKEYGSGSSRDWAAKGTSLLGVKAVITESFERIHRSNLIGMGVVPLQFPEGESWKSLGLDGTEVISITGLEQLNEGVTPKTVRVVAEPSEFSPEGKQTVEFDAIVRIDTPGEADYYRNGGILQYVLRSLV, encoded by the coding sequence GTGTCCAGTGTTGACAGCTTCGGTGCCAAGAGCACCCTGACGGTCGGCAGCACCGACTATGAGATCTTCCGCATCGAGACGGTTCCGGGATACGAGAAGCTCCCGTTCAGCCTGAAGGTGCTGCTGGAGAACCTGCTGCGCACCGAGGACGGTGCGAACGTCACCAAGGAGCAGATCCAGGCGCTCGGCTCGTGGAACCCGGCTGCGCAGCCCGACACGGAGATCCAGTTCACGCCGGCCCGCGTCGTCATGCAGGACTTCACCGGCGTGCCCTGCATCGTCGACCTCGCCACGATGCGCGAGGCGGTCACTGCCCTCGGCGGCGACCCCAACAAGATCAACCCGCTGTCGCCCGCCGAAATGGTCATCGACCACTCGGTCATCGCCGACCTCTTCGGCACGCCCAACGCCCTCGAGCGCAACGTCGAGATCGAGTACGAGCGCAACGGCGAGCGGTACCAGTTCCTGCGCTGGGGCCAGACGGCGTTCAATGACTTCAAGGTCGTCCCGCCCGGCACCGGCATCGTGCACCAGGTGAACATCGAGCACCTCGCCAAGGTCGTCTACGACCGCGAAGTCGACGGCGTCCTCCGCGCGTACCCCGACACCTGCGTCGGCACCGACTCGCACACCACCATGGTCAACGGCCTCGGCGTGCTCGGCTGGGGCGTCGGCGGCATCGAGGCCGAGGCCGCCATGCTGGGCCAGCCCGTGTCCATGCTGATCCCGCGGGTCGTCGGCTTCAAGCTCACCGGCGAGATCCCCGCCGGCGTCACCGCCACCGACGTGGTGCTGACCATCACCGACATGCTGCGCAAGCACGGCGTCGTCGGCAAGTTCGTGGAGTTCTACGGCGCCGGCGTGGCATCCGTGCCGCTGGCCAACCGCGCCACCATCGGCAACATGAGCCCGGAGTTCGGTTCCACCGCGGCCATCTTCCCGATCGACGATGTCACCCTCGAGTACCTGCGTCTCACCGGCCGCCCGGAAGAGACGGTCGCCCTCGTCGAGGCATACGCCAAGGCGCAGTCGCTCTGGCACGACGCCGACCGCGAGCCGGGCTTCAGCGAGTACATGGAGCTCGACCTCTCCACGGTCGTCCCCTCCATCGCCGGCCCGAAGCGGCCGCAGGACCGCATCCTCCTCTCCGAGGCGAAGACGCAGTTCCAGCACGACATCCTGAACTACACCGAAGTGACCGCGGAGGACACCGTCGAGGTCGAGGGAACGTTCCCCGCCTCGGACCCCGGCACCACTCCGGGCGTCGAGCACGAGCACGTGTCCGAGGACGGCGTCTCGCACCAGCACGAGGACCAGCACGCCGAGTCCGCGCTGCAGTTCAGCGGTTCCACGCACCCGGCATCCAACCCCGTCAAGGTGACACCGCGCGAGGGCTCGCCGTATCTGCTCGACAACGGCGCGGTGACCCTCGCGGCCATCACGTCGTGCACGAACACGTCCAACCCGTCGGTCATGATCGCGGCGGGCCTTCTCGCCCGCAAGGCGCGCGAGAGGGGCCTGAAGCAGAAGCCGTGGGTCAAGACCACGCTCGGCCCGGGCTCGAAGGTCGTCACCGACTACTACGAGAAGTCGGGACTCGACAAGGACCTCGAGGGCCTCGGGTTCTACACGGTCGGCTACGGGTGCACCATCTGCATCGGCAACTCGGGTCCGCTCATCGAAGAGGTTTCGCAGGCGGTCAACGACCACGACCTGGCCGTCACCGCGGTGCTCTCGGGCAACCGCAACTTCGAGGGCCGCATCAGCCCCGACGTGAAGATGAACTACCTGGCATCCCCGCCGCTGGTCGTGGCCTACGCGCTGGCAGGCTCGATGAACTTCGACTTCGAGACGGACGCGCTGGGCAAGGACTCCGACGGCAACGACGTCTTCCTGAAGGACATCTGGCCCGCCACCGATGAGGTGCAGGAGATCATCGACTCCTCGATCTCCCGCGAGCAGTTCATCAAGCAGTACGCGACGGTGTTCGACGGCGACGAGCGCTGGCAGACCCTGCCGACGCCGACGGGCCCCATCTTCGAGTGGGACGAAGAGTCCACCTACGTCCGCAAGGCGCCGTACTTCGAGGGCATGACCACGGAGCTCACCCCGGTCAGCGACATCCGCGGCGCCCGCGTCATGGCGGCTCTGGGCGACTCGGTCACGACCGACCACATCAGCCCGGCCGGCAACATCAAGATCGGCACCCCCGCCGCTCAGTACCTCACCGAGCACGGCGTCGCACAGAAGGACTTCAACTCCTACGGCTCGCGCCGTGGCAACCACGAGGTCATGATCCGCGGCACGTTCGCGAACATCCGCCTGAAGAACGAACTGGTCGCCGCCGTCAACGACGGCAAGATCGTCGAAGGCGGCTACACCCGCGACTTCACCCAGCCGGGTGGGCCGCAGTCGTACATCTTCGACGCCTGCATGAACTACCAGGCCCAGGAGACCCCGCTCGTCGTCTTCGGCGGCAAGGAGTACGGCTCCGGTTCGTCGCGCGACTGGGCGGCCAAGGGCACGAGCCTGCTGGGAGTGAAGGCGGTCATCACCGAGAGCTTCGAGCGCATCCACCGCTCGAACCTCATCGGCATGGGCGTCGTCCCGCTGCAGTTCCCCGAGGGTGAGAGCTGGAAGTCGCTCGGGCTGGACGGCACCGAGGTCATCTCGATCACCGGGCTCGAGCAGCTGAACGAGGGCGTCACCCCGAAGACGGTGCGCGTCGTGGCCGAGCCCAGCGAGTTCTCGCCGGAGGGCAAGCAGACCGTCGAGTTCGACGCCATCGTGCGCATCGACACGCCCGGTGAAGCGGACTACTACCGCAACGGCGGCATCCTGCAGTACGTGCTGCGCAGCCTCGTCTGA
- a CDS encoding DUF3159 domain-containing protein, translated as MTTPSEGPGITPPEPEPRASDILGQALGGAARRAGLDPNEERPTGHVVWHAMGGWRGVAESVLPGLVFVVTYTLTYDPSTDESNLPLSLGLSVGLALVLTVIRLIQRTPPSAALGGLIATAAAAALALFTGRGEDNFVPGFITNAAYGTALLVSALIGWSLIGLAAGYLMGEGTAWRRDPRKRRVFFWLTLAWAALFFARLAVQLPLYFAGDVTTLGTLKLVMGLPLFAPLIAVTWLAARALYRRRPE; from the coding sequence GTGACCACGCCCTCCGAGGGGCCGGGCATCACGCCACCGGAGCCCGAGCCGCGCGCAAGCGACATCCTCGGGCAGGCGCTCGGCGGCGCCGCACGTCGTGCGGGTCTGGACCCGAACGAGGAGCGACCGACGGGCCACGTCGTCTGGCACGCCATGGGCGGCTGGCGGGGCGTCGCGGAGTCGGTGCTGCCGGGCCTGGTGTTCGTCGTCACCTACACCCTCACCTATGACCCTTCGACCGACGAGTCGAACCTGCCACTCAGCCTGGGGCTGTCGGTCGGCCTCGCACTGGTGCTCACCGTCATCCGGCTCATTCAGCGCACCCCGCCGTCGGCGGCACTGGGCGGACTCATCGCCACCGCCGCGGCCGCCGCGCTTGCGCTGTTCACGGGGCGCGGCGAAGACAACTTCGTCCCGGGCTTCATCACCAACGCCGCGTACGGGACGGCTCTGCTCGTCTCGGCCCTCATCGGCTGGTCGCTCATCGGCCTCGCCGCCGGCTATCTCATGGGGGAGGGCACCGCCTGGCGACGCGACCCGCGCAAGCGGCGGGTGTTCTTCTGGTTGACCCTCGCCTGGGCGGCGCTGTTCTTCGCCCGCCTCGCCGTGCAGCTCCCGCTCTACTTCGCCGGTGACGTCACCACCCTCGGGACACTCAAGCTCGTCATGGGCCTGCCGCTGTTCGCACCCCTCATCGCCGTCACATGGCTCGCCGCGCGCGCTCTCTACCGCCGCCGCCCGGAGTGA